In a single window of the Globicephala melas chromosome 10, mGloMel1.2, whole genome shotgun sequence genome:
- the CNPY2 gene encoding protein canopy homolog 2, with protein MKGWGLLALLLGALLGAVGARRSQDLHCGACRALVDELEWEIAQVDPKKTIQMGSFRINPDGSQSVVEVPYARSEAHLTELLEEVCDRMKEYGEQIDPSTHRKNYVRVVGRNGESNELDQQGIRIDSDISGTLKFACESIVEEYEDELIEFFSREADNVKDKLCSKRTDLCDHALHISHDEL; from the exons ATGAAGGGCTGGGGTTTGCTGGCCCTGCTTCTGGGGGCCCTGCTGGGAGCTGTCGGGGCCCGGAGGAGCCAGGATCTACACTGTGGAG CTTGCAGGGCTCTGGTGGATGAACTAGAGTGGGAAATTGCCCAGGTGGATCCCAAGAAGACCATTCAGATGGGCTCTTTCCGAATCAATCCAGATGGCAGCCAGTCAGTGGTGGAG GTGCCTTATGCTCGCTCAGAGGCCCACCTCACAGAGCTGCTAGAGGAGGTATGCGACCGGATGAAGGAGTATGGGGAACAGATTGACCCTTCCACCCACCGCAAGAACTACGTACGTGTAGTGGGCCGGAATGGAGAATCCAATGAACTGGACCAACAGGGGATCCGAATTGATTCAGACATCAGTGGCACCCTCAAGTTCGCG TGTGAGAGCATTGTGGAGGAATACGAGGATGAACTCATTGAATTCTTTTCCCGAGAGGCTGACAATGTTAAAGACAAACTCTGTAGTAAGCGAACAG ATCTATGTGACCATGCCCTGCACATATCGCATGATGAGCTATGA